From Patescibacteria group bacterium, a single genomic window includes:
- a CDS encoding decaprenyl-phosphate phosphoribosyltransferase, producing MRKKIRNIIRLLRPRQWIKNLAIFAAITFNGELFTPVILEETIAGFIVFCITSSAIYVINDIFDINKDRLHPFKQFRPLAHNDVSIFEAIVIALALGITGIIASFLISPTFFLITLVYVILQLSYSIVLKHIAVIDILALAGGYILRVYAGEFLSGYHISVWLLLTTISLSLFLAIGKRRRELTLVSQENIKNIAEVRKSLSHYSERLLDVYTSIFATSTFISYSLFTFLENSRRFTITNELLFPDFLPTYLQRKWLMLTIIPVVYGLMRYMQDIYEKHEGESPEKVLFSDKPLLATVLLWALMVIVIIYVIQS from the coding sequence ATGAGAAAGAAGATTAGAAACATTATACGATTACTACGACCTAGACAGTGGATCAAAAATCTAGCGATCTTTGCCGCTATCACGTTTAATGGTGAATTATTTACACCGGTAATTCTGGAAGAGACAATTGCAGGATTTATTGTTTTTTGTATCACATCCTCAGCAATCTATGTAATCAATGATATTTTTGATATCAACAAAGATAGGCTACATCCTTTTAAACAATTTCGTCCACTTGCCCATAACGATGTTTCTATTTTTGAAGCGATTGTTATCGCTTTGGCACTTGGCATAACTGGAATTATCGCAAGTTTTCTGATATCACCTACTTTTTTCTTGATTACTTTGGTTTATGTCATCCTTCAACTTTCATATTCAATTGTTCTAAAACATATCGCTGTAATTGACATCTTAGCGCTTGCTGGAGGTTATATTCTCAGAGTGTATGCTGGGGAGTTTCTTAGCGGCTATCATATATCTGTTTGGCTACTTTTAACAACGATTTCTTTATCGCTATTTTTAGCTATTGGAAAAAGACGTCGAGAACTTACTTTAGTATCGCAAGAAAATATTAAAAATATTGCTGAAGTTCGCAAATCTCTTTCACATTATTCAGAAAGATTGCTTGACGTCTATACATCTATTTTTGCTACATCAACATTTATCTCTTATTCTCTCTTCACCTTCCTTGAAAATTCGCGTCGGTTTACTATTACCAATGAACTTCTCTTTCCTGATTTTCTTCCAACGTATCTTCAGCGAAAATGGTTGATGTTAACTATCATTCCTGTCGTTTATGGATTAATGAGATATATGCAAGACATTTACGAAAAGCATGAAGGAGAAAGCCCTGAGAAGGTATTGTTTTCTGATAAACCATTACTTGCAACCGTATTATTATGGGCATTAATGG
- a CDS encoding hydrolase TatD, translated as MIDVHCHLNFHSFEKDYDAVIKSALSKGVTRIINVGTKIDSSKRALELAEKYNQLFAIVGIHPHHADKVELKREAQYVSQTDDWIKALEDMANHPKVIGIGEIGLDYFQYKSNGIVDPNIQKEIFDLQINLAHKHKLPLQIHNRLAGKDVITMLKERRHLLMDVPGMFHCFAATEEVLKDALDLGFFIGFDGNITYKGLAPGETVELKELVKLTPIDRIVTETDSPFLTPHPYRGTRNLPEYVLIVGEYIARLKNIDLEILVEQTTQNVYTIFKKLR; from the coding sequence ATGATTGATGTTCATTGTCACCTAAATTTTCATTCATTTGAGAAAGATTATGATGCTGTTATCAAAAGCGCTCTATCTAAAGGAGTGACGCGTATTATCAATGTGGGAACGAAGATAGACTCAAGTAAACGTGCGCTAGAGCTTGCAGAAAAATATAATCAGCTGTTTGCTATTGTAGGTATCCATCCCCATCATGCAGACAAGGTAGAACTTAAAAGAGAAGCTCAGTATGTATCTCAAACCGATGACTGGATTAAGGCTTTAGAGGATATGGCAAACCATCCCAAGGTGATTGGAATAGGAGAGATTGGTCTTGACTATTTTCAATACAAGTCAAATGGAATTGTTGATCCCAATATCCAAAAAGAAATTTTCGATCTACAAATCAATCTAGCTCACAAGCACAAACTACCACTTCAGATCCACAACCGACTTGCTGGTAAAGATGTTATCACAATGCTAAAAGAGAGAAGACATTTACTTATGGATGTTCCCGGCATGTTCCATTGTTTTGCCGCAACAGAAGAAGTATTGAAAGACGCACTAGATCTAGGATTTTTTATAGGATTTGACGGCAATATAACTTATAAAGGTCTTGCACCAGGAGAAACAGTTGAGTTAAAAGAATTAGTAAAGCTTACACCTATTGATCGTATTGTGACGGAAACAGATAGCCCTTTTCTTACACCACATCCTTATCGTGGAACTCGAAATCTCCCAGAGTATGTTTTAATTGTTGGTGAATATATTGCGCGTCTTAAGAATATCGACCTTGAAATACTTGTAGAACAGACGACTCAAAATGTTTATACTATTTTTAAAAAGCTACGTTGA
- a CDS encoding chaperone protein ClpB, which translates to MLGNLFTQRKPVKPSIASDEQAGIAQSSVSEQQISSSGTTAAVGSRMDPLMRQNLSALSHLDARTTQVLHHAQDETKRIRQAQIRPEQLLLGLLYDEEIFKLLEQFEVDVAKLSQEIQSKEQIGTYLGQPTLSNESIQIFEQAYRETKKRGESFVSPEDLLMVICDSNYEASLVLKEKGIKREQIEERVAKSSIFIKGRKSILQQYGIDLTEEAREGKLDPIAGRDKEIDRLIHILLRRTKNNPIIIGEAGVGKTALVEGLAQKIVSGNAPKELQNKRIFQLDLASLIAGASHRGEFEERLKGVINETIAAEGQIILFIDEIHTLIGTGDTEGALDASNIIKPHLARGHIQVIGTTTTSEYRKHFEKDKAFERRFQPVLCEEPDESTAVQMLKVLQPKYEKFHTVVFPEDTLIAAVKLSKKYIGDRYLPDKAVDLLDEAAAHVKLEIEGGKRSGNTVEKKDIEQVVSNWTGIPVTRLTEDESQKLLNLEKKIHERLIDQEEAVIAVAEAVRRGRIGLSAANRPIASFIFLGPTGVGKTELAKTLAEILFGRDDAMVRLDMSEYMEKHEVAKLIGAPPGYVGYEEGGQLTEAVRQKPYSIVLLDEVEKAHPDVFNILLQLLEDGRLTDNKGNTISFKNTIVICTSNIGSSLIQQQLSEKEDSMQQSQEEFNKQFEELASMVSNELHKFFRPELLNRFDDIVIFKPLRKSDMNAIAKLGIAKTAKLLEDQGYHLQTTEKAIAELAKEGYDPVYGARPLRRLIQTAIENQIALLIIGRTFVPGDTIIVDFDETQGVFRFSKGSGERLENRDNLSESSESLKENAQVEDTFSAETSINQPDAVSLNNQSEDSSSSILAHDPLSDINGSLLRNNQTDIQGQPPLSQGSGDNLTTTN; encoded by the coding sequence ATGCTAGGTAATTTATTCACCCAACGAAAACCAGTGAAACCTTCCATCGCAAGTGATGAGCAAGCAGGAATTGCTCAGTCAAGCGTCTCCGAACAGCAAATATCTTCTTCAGGCACTACAGCTGCAGTTGGTTCGCGTATGGATCCTCTCATGCGCCAAAATCTTTCTGCTTTATCTCATCTTGATGCTCGAACAACACAGGTGCTTCATCATGCACAGGATGAAACCAAACGAATTCGTCAGGCACAAATACGACCGGAACAACTTCTTCTTGGACTCCTCTATGATGAAGAAATATTTAAACTTCTTGAACAGTTTGAAGTGGATGTTGCCAAGCTTTCGCAAGAAATTCAATCAAAAGAACAGATTGGTACTTATCTAGGTCAACCCACACTCAGTAATGAGAGTATTCAAATTTTTGAGCAAGCGTATCGTGAAACAAAGAAAAGAGGAGAAAGTTTCGTTTCTCCTGAGGATCTACTTATGGTTATCTGCGATAGTAACTATGAGGCTAGCCTTGTTCTTAAAGAAAAAGGTATCAAAAGAGAACAGATAGAAGAAAGGGTGGCAAAATCTTCAATATTTATTAAAGGCAGGAAATCGATTCTGCAGCAGTACGGAATTGATCTAACAGAGGAAGCACGGGAAGGGAAATTGGATCCTATTGCAGGCAGAGATAAAGAAATAGATAGACTTATACATATTTTACTTAGACGAACGAAAAATAATCCCATTATTATTGGCGAAGCAGGCGTGGGTAAGACAGCTTTGGTTGAAGGATTGGCTCAGAAGATAGTCTCTGGAAACGCTCCGAAAGAACTTCAAAATAAACGTATATTTCAGTTAGATCTTGCATCGCTTATTGCGGGAGCAAGTCATCGGGGAGAGTTTGAAGAGAGATTGAAGGGAGTTATTAATGAGACAATTGCTGCAGAAGGACAGATAATTCTTTTTATTGATGAAATTCATACCCTCATTGGTACTGGAGATACTGAAGGTGCACTTGATGCATCCAATATAATTAAGCCACATTTGGCTAGAGGTCACATACAAGTTATTGGTACTACTACTACCTCTGAATACCGTAAACACTTTGAGAAGGATAAAGCATTTGAAAGAAGATTCCAACCTGTTCTTTGCGAGGAACCAGATGAGTCTACAGCAGTTCAGATGTTGAAAGTGCTGCAACCAAAATATGAGAAATTTCACACAGTTGTCTTCCCAGAAGATACACTCATTGCAGCAGTTAAGCTTTCTAAAAAATATATAGGTGATCGCTACTTGCCGGACAAAGCAGTTGATCTTCTTGATGAAGCAGCAGCTCATGTCAAGCTTGAAATTGAGGGTGGCAAAAGATCAGGAAATACAGTTGAGAAAAAAGATATAGAACAAGTTGTGAGTAACTGGACAGGGATTCCTGTTACTCGATTGACTGAAGATGAAAGTCAAAAACTTCTCAATCTTGAGAAAAAGATTCATGAGCGACTTATAGATCAAGAAGAAGCAGTAATTGCTGTGGCTGAGGCTGTTCGTCGAGGGAGGATAGGTCTTTCTGCGGCAAATCGTCCTATTGCTTCATTTATTTTTCTTGGTCCAACAGGAGTTGGCAAGACGGAATTGGCAAAGACATTAGCTGAGATTCTTTTTGGTCGAGACGATGCAATGGTCAGGCTAGACATGAGTGAATATATGGAAAAACATGAGGTAGCAAAACTTATCGGTGCTCCGCCTGGTTATGTGGGTTATGAAGAAGGAGGGCAGCTCACAGAGGCTGTACGGCAAAAGCCTTACTCAATTGTTCTCTTAGATGAGGTAGAGAAAGCCCATCCAGATGTTTTTAATATTCTTCTTCAGCTTTTGGAAGATGGAAGACTTACAGATAATAAAGGCAATACAATTTCATTTAAAAATACTATTGTCATTTGCACTTCCAATATTGGCAGTAGTCTCATTCAACAGCAACTAAGTGAGAAAGAAGATTCAATGCAACAATCTCAAGAGGAGTTTAATAAACAGTTTGAAGAATTAGCAAGTATGGTAAGTAATGAACTTCATAAATTCTTCCGTCCTGAACTTTTGAATAGATTTGATGATATCGTTATATTTAAACCATTGCGTAAATCAGATATGAACGCAATTGCCAAGCTTGGAATAGCAAAAACAGCTAAGCTCCTTGAAGATCAAGGATATCACTTACAAACCACAGAGAAAGCTATTGCCGAGCTTGCTAAGGAAGGTTATGACCCAGTTTATGGGGCTCGTCCATTGAGACGTCTAATCCAAACAGCCATAGAGAACCAAATAGCACTTCTTATCATTGGCAGAACGTTTGTCCCAGGCGATACGATCATTGTTGATTTTGATGAGACACAGGGAGTATTTAGATTTAGTAAAGGGAGCGGTGAGAGATTAGAGAACAGAGATAATCTGTCAGAGTCTTCTGAAAGTCTAAAGGAAAATGCTCAAGTTGAAGATACTTTTTCTGCCGAAACTTCAATCAATCAACCGGATGCAGTGAGTCTTAATAATCAATCGGAAGACTCATCATCATCAATCTTAGCACACGATCCCCTCTCTGATATTAATGGATCATTATTAAGAAATAATCAGACAGATATTCAGGGGCAGCCTCCATTATCTCAAGGAAGTGGAGATAATCTTACCACTACAAATTAG
- a CDS encoding undecaprenyl-phosphate alpha-N-acetylglucosaminyl 1-phosphate transferase — protein sequence MKLLPFLIPFILAFFLTTILVRILLPFIKKRGLVDDPSIHKHPGIIHTRPIPRGGGIPLFLGIFLTSIFFIPITSITIAIFFAAFLALVVGVIDDQYNAKAKDVSPYLRFLINILCAVIVVGSGVSVPFITHPFGGILYLDTYSIPFLGITLGDIIAGIWIIWVMNMLNWSKGVDGQMPGIVAISAIVIGLLSLRFPFVDTKNLIDANLSFIIAGASLGFLMYNFYPAKIFPGYGATSMYLLLAVVSILSSAKLATAILVMGIPTVDALFTIARRLLSGKSPFWHDNKHLHHLLLRLGYTQRQIALFYWSISAILGSIALTLHSKSKLFAIVMLIVIVGGGLLFLHYVLRLPHEKED from the coding sequence ATGAAATTACTACCATTTCTTATTCCTTTTATTTTAGCCTTTTTCTTGACTACAATCTTGGTGAGGATACTCTTGCCTTTTATTAAAAAAAGAGGTTTGGTAGATGATCCTTCAATCCATAAGCATCCCGGCATCATTCACACAAGACCTATTCCCAGAGGTGGAGGCATACCACTTTTTCTTGGTATCTTCCTTACTAGCATCTTCTTCATTCCTATAACGTCCATAACAATTGCAATATTTTTTGCAGCATTCCTGGCACTTGTCGTTGGAGTTATTGATGATCAATACAACGCAAAAGCAAAAGATGTTTCACCTTATCTGAGGTTTCTAATTAATATTCTCTGTGCAGTAATTGTGGTGGGCAGCGGAGTCAGCGTACCTTTTATCACCCACCCTTTTGGAGGGATTCTTTATCTTGATACATACTCTATTCCTTTCTTGGGAATAACACTTGGAGATATTATTGCTGGCATTTGGATTATTTGGGTAATGAACATGCTGAATTGGAGTAAAGGGGTTGATGGCCAAATGCCTGGTATTGTTGCCATATCAGCAATTGTTATTGGCTTATTAAGCCTGCGTTTCCCCTTCGTTGATACCAAAAACCTTATTGATGCTAATCTCTCATTCATTATTGCAGGAGCATCGCTTGGATTTCTTATGTATAACTTTTATCCAGCAAAAATTTTTCCAGGATATGGAGCAACCAGTATGTATCTGCTGCTTGCTGTTGTCTCAATTCTCTCAAGCGCGAAGTTAGCAACAGCAATTCTTGTCATGGGAATACCAACAGTAGATGCATTATTCACAATTGCTCGACGACTTCTCTCCGGCAAATCACCATTTTGGCACGACAATAAACACTTACATCACTTATTGCTAAGACTTGGTTATACTCAAAGACAAATCGCATTGTTTTATTGGAGCATCTCTGCTATATTGGGCTCAATAGCTTTAACACTACATAGCAAAAGCAAACTTTTTGCTATTGTTATGCTAATTGTTATTGTTGGAGGCGGTTTACTTTTTTTGCATTACGTACTCCGCTTACCCCATGAGAAAGAAGATTAG
- the dnaK gene encoding chaperone protein DnaK has product MGKIIGIDLGTTNSCVAVMEGGQPKVIHSAEGRNVIPSVVDPIARIVGDVAKRQMVLKPKRTIFSVKRLMGRKFDDPSVQEDIKWLPYTVKAGRDGMAVVEVEGKTFTPQEISAMILQKIKADAEAYLGEKVTEAVITVPAYFDDSQRQATKQAGEIAGLTVKRIINEPTAAALAYGLDKKNAHTIAVYDLGGGTFDISILELGDGVYEVKSTNGDTHLGGDNFDQVIIDYIADEFKKEHNIDLRKDPQALQRLKEAAEKAKIELSSTQEAQINLPFITQGPEGPLHLVMSLSRAKLEQLVDHLIQKTLKPVELALKDAGITAKNIDEVVLVGGMTRMPKIVETVTKFFGKEPNKSVNPDEVVAVGAAIQGGVLAGEVKDVLLLDVTPLTLGIETLGGVSTPLIPRNTTIPTSKSQIFSTAADNQTQVEINVLQGERPMAADNKSLGRFILDGIPPAPRGVPQIEVTFDIDANGILHVTAKDKATGKEQSIKITGSTGLSKEEVERMTKEAELHAKEDEEKRARIEARNQADSLIFTAEKSLKDAGDKVSESLRKEVEEKITSLRNILDTGSKEELEAKTKELSESLQQLGQQMYAQSGSANGEQKAEENEQKKEDKDEPVEGEVVN; this is encoded by the coding sequence ATGGGAAAGATTATCGGTATTGATTTAGGAACAACCAATTCTTGTGTTGCAGTAATGGAAGGTGGACAACCTAAGGTAATTCACTCTGCTGAAGGACGCAATGTCATTCCTTCAGTGGTTGATCCCATCGCTCGTATTGTTGGAGATGTCGCGAAACGACAAATGGTTCTTAAGCCAAAGAGAACGATTTTCTCCGTTAAGCGATTGATGGGACGAAAGTTTGATGATCCATCAGTCCAGGAAGACATTAAATGGCTGCCCTATACAGTAAAAGCAGGACGTGATGGAATGGCAGTTGTTGAAGTTGAGGGTAAAACATTTACTCCACAGGAAATTTCAGCCATGATTTTGCAAAAAATTAAAGCAGATGCAGAAGCTTATCTAGGTGAAAAAGTAACGGAAGCTGTTATTACTGTACCTGCATATTTTGACGACAGTCAACGACAAGCAACTAAACAAGCTGGTGAGATTGCTGGTCTAACTGTAAAACGCATCATTAATGAGCCTACTGCAGCAGCTTTGGCATATGGTTTAGACAAGAAAAATGCTCATACAATTGCAGTTTATGATTTGGGAGGAGGTACCTTTGATATCTCAATCCTTGAGCTTGGAGATGGGGTTTATGAAGTAAAATCTACCAATGGTGACACTCATTTAGGTGGAGATAATTTCGATCAGGTCATTATTGACTATATTGCTGATGAATTTAAGAAAGAACATAACATTGATCTTCGAAAAGACCCTCAGGCATTGCAACGTTTGAAAGAAGCTGCTGAGAAAGCGAAGATTGAACTCTCCAGCACACAAGAGGCACAGATTAATTTGCCTTTTATTACTCAAGGGCCAGAGGGACCTCTCCATCTTGTTATGTCTTTGAGTAGAGCCAAACTTGAGCAGCTTGTGGATCATCTTATCCAAAAAACCTTAAAACCAGTAGAGCTTGCTCTTAAAGATGCAGGAATAACAGCCAAAAATATAGATGAGGTTGTGTTAGTCGGCGGTATGACACGTATGCCCAAGATAGTTGAAACTGTGACGAAATTTTTTGGAAAAGAACCTAACAAATCCGTTAATCCTGATGAAGTTGTTGCAGTCGGTGCGGCAATTCAAGGTGGTGTCCTTGCAGGAGAGGTAAAAGATGTACTGCTTCTGGATGTGACACCTCTGACTTTAGGAATAGAGACTTTGGGTGGTGTGTCAACACCTCTTATTCCACGCAATACAACTATTCCTACATCCAAATCACAGATATTTTCAACAGCTGCTGACAATCAGACACAAGTTGAGATAAATGTTCTGCAAGGAGAGCGCCCAATGGCAGCTGATAATAAATCTTTAGGCAGATTTATTCTAGATGGTATTCCTCCTGCTCCTCGTGGAGTGCCGCAGATTGAGGTAACATTTGACATTGATGCCAATGGTATCTTACACGTAACAGCCAAGGATAAAGCAACCGGAAAAGAGCAAAGTATCAAAATTACAGGATCAACTGGTCTTTCCAAAGAAGAAGTTGAGCGAATGACGAAAGAAGCAGAGCTTCATGCTAAAGAAGATGAAGAAAAGAGAGCAAGGATTGAGGCTCGAAATCAAGCTGACTCTCTAATCTTCACCGCAGAAAAATCGTTGAAAGATGCAGGTGATAAAGTAAGTGAGAGTCTTAGGAAAGAGGTTGAGGAGAAGATAACATCACTTCGCAATATTCTCGATACTGGATCGAAAGAAGAATTAGAGGCAAAGACCAAAGAACTCTCAGAGAGCCTGCAGCAGCTAGGTCAGCAGATGTATGCTCAATCTGGATCAGCAAATGGTGAGCAGAAAGCAGAAGAAAATGAGCAGAAAAAAGAAGATAAAGACGAACCAGTAGAAGGGGAAGTCGTCAATTAA
- the metG gene encoding methionine--tRNA ligase — translation MSKFYITSAIPYVNATPHIGHALEFIQADTIARFHRIIGDDVLYLCGSDENAIKNVQAAEKAGKSIQEFVDENARLFEETAKKLNVHFDVFQKGSDKKRHFVASQKLWELCNKNGDIYKKSYKGLYCIGCEEFKTADELNEKNECPEHPGNPLEEVEEENYFFRLTRYQDQLLKIITANEYEIVPEFRKNEIISFIKGGLQDFSISRSNQRAKNWGVPVPNDPSQRIYVWFDALNIYQSGIGFGWDEEMYNKWWPADLHVIGKGIIRFHAVYWPAILLSAGLKLPKKLFVHEYFTVKGQKMSKTLGNVINPVDIVEKYGTDALRYYCLAKISPFQDGDFSEEKLKEAYNADLANGLGNLVARIAKLAENNNLIWEDKQENLDKRIKDLINEFKFNTALELIWQKIAKIDKQLNYTQPWTLKQNEAREILSDIIQQIRNIAFNLQPFLPETSEKILSQFWGEIKSATPLFPRI, via the coding sequence ATGTCTAAATTTTATATTACTAGTGCCATTCCCTACGTAAATGCAACCCCTCATATTGGGCATGCTCTCGAGTTTATCCAAGCTGATACTATTGCTCGATTTCATAGGATAATTGGAGATGATGTCCTCTATCTTTGCGGATCTGACGAAAACGCCATAAAAAATGTTCAAGCTGCAGAAAAAGCAGGAAAATCCATACAGGAATTCGTGGATGAGAATGCGCGTCTTTTTGAGGAAACAGCTAAAAAACTGAATGTTCATTTCGATGTCTTTCAAAAAGGAAGTGATAAAAAGAGACATTTCGTCGCAAGTCAAAAACTATGGGAACTTTGCAATAAAAATGGAGATATTTATAAAAAATCTTACAAAGGATTATATTGTATCGGATGCGAAGAATTTAAAACCGCAGATGAGTTAAATGAGAAAAACGAATGTCCAGAACATCCAGGCAATCCCTTAGAGGAAGTAGAAGAGGAAAATTATTTTTTTCGCCTTACACGCTATCAAGATCAGCTCTTAAAAATTATTACAGCGAATGAATATGAAATTGTCCCTGAATTCAGAAAAAATGAAATAATTTCATTTATAAAAGGAGGATTACAGGATTTTAGTATTTCTCGCAGTAATCAACGCGCTAAAAACTGGGGAGTGCCTGTACCAAATGATCCATCACAGCGAATATATGTTTGGTTTGATGCACTGAATATCTATCAAAGCGGTATCGGATTCGGATGGGATGAAGAAATGTATAATAAATGGTGGCCAGCAGACCTCCACGTCATAGGTAAAGGAATTATTAGATTCCATGCCGTATATTGGCCGGCTATTCTCCTCTCTGCAGGACTAAAACTTCCTAAAAAACTCTTTGTGCACGAGTATTTCACTGTAAAAGGACAAAAAATGTCAAAAACATTAGGGAATGTTATCAATCCTGTTGATATTGTAGAAAAATACGGAACCGACGCTCTGCGTTATTATTGCTTAGCAAAAATATCACCTTTTCAAGACGGCGATTTCTCAGAGGAAAAGCTGAAAGAGGCATACAATGCAGATCTTGCTAACGGACTTGGTAATTTAGTAGCCAGAATTGCTAAACTTGCAGAAAACAATAATCTTATTTGGGAAGATAAACAGGAAAACCTCGATAAGAGAATAAAAGATCTTATTAATGAGTTTAAATTCAATACCGCCTTAGAATTAATTTGGCAAAAAATTGCCAAAATTGACAAGCAGCTAAACTATACTCAACCTTGGACTCTTAAGCAAAACGAAGCAAGAGAAATTCTTAGTGATATTATTCAACAAATTCGCAACATTGCTTTTAACCTGCAACCATTCCTCCCTGAAACTTCTGAAAAAATTCTCTCTCAATTTTGGGGTGAGATAAAAAGTGCTACACCGCTTTTTCCAAGAATATAA
- a CDS encoding integrase, giving the protein MANLDYYQILGVPKTATQDEIKKAYRKLALEYHPDRNKSKEAEEKFKEINKAYEVLSDPQKRQMYDQYGSAAFEQGAAGGPFGGFGGFRQHTGRYGPFTYTYSTNGADFDFGGFSDPFEIFEQFFGGASPFGRRERRPVYSLTLSFMEAVKGAQKEVTINGKRQKIKIPPGVDDGTRIRFGDFDIVFDVVPDPRFERQGSDVISEKEITFPQAVLGDQVDVETVDGVVKIRIPPGTQPNTLIRLRGKGIPHLRGTGKGDHYVRIKVAIPRTITRRQKELLEEFQKESSGKNTSWF; this is encoded by the coding sequence ATGGCTAATTTAGATTATTATCAAATTTTAGGTGTTCCAAAAACAGCAACGCAGGATGAAATAAAAAAGGCTTATAGAAAATTAGCTTTGGAGTATCATCCTGATCGTAACAAAAGTAAAGAAGCAGAAGAAAAATTTAAAGAGATCAACAAAGCATATGAAGTGTTGTCTGATCCTCAGAAAAGACAAATGTACGATCAATACGGATCAGCTGCCTTTGAGCAGGGTGCAGCAGGTGGACCATTTGGAGGTTTTGGAGGATTTAGACAACACACAGGTCGTTACGGACCTTTTACCTATACATACTCAACTAATGGTGCAGATTTTGATTTTGGTGGTTTCTCAGATCCTTTTGAGATTTTTGAACAGTTTTTTGGAGGAGCATCGCCATTTGGCAGACGCGAGAGAAGACCAGTCTATTCCTTGACTCTTTCTTTCATGGAGGCTGTGAAAGGAGCTCAAAAGGAAGTAACTATAAACGGAAAGAGGCAAAAGATTAAGATTCCCCCTGGTGTTGATGATGGTACAAGAATTCGTTTTGGAGATTTTGATATTGTCTTTGATGTTGTTCCCGATCCTCGATTTGAAAGACAGGGCTCTGATGTGATTTCGGAAAAAGAAATCACGTTTCCTCAAGCAGTTCTTGGAGATCAGGTAGATGTTGAGACAGTGGATGGAGTAGTAAAAATTCGTATTCCTCCAGGAACACAACCTAATACTTTGATAAGACTCAGAGGAAAAGGAATACCGCACTTAAGAGGTACGGGAAAAGGCGATCATTATGTTAGAATCAAAGTGGCTATTCCCAGAACAATAACAAGAAGACAAAAAGAACTTCTAGAAGAATTTCAGAAAGAAAGTTCGGGTAAAAATACTTCTTGGTTCTAA